The genomic region TATGAACGTCCATTGGGGAAAGGTGGTATTCGCGGGAGAATTTAAACACGCGGAGAAATGGAGGCGtttgaatatttatcaacGTTATTATGTAATTATTCTTGTAACCGCTTCATCGCCGAAGTTGTTAAGCTATTTTTTAGAACATTCGAGTGATTTTCGATTTCTAATGTCATACGGAACAGATAAACACAAGCAATGGCGAGGGTTGAGGCGAAAACTTTTCTGAAATCtcatttgattgaaaatttaattctttgGGATTTTGATGTTTTGGAAGGAGTTGGAAAATTCAAACTTCAAATGACAAAATAATGATTGTTCAACATGAAAACCCAGTTTTCTTAAAGTTTTAAGAGGAATTCAAACCACGTTCGgactgaaatttcaaaaaacttCTAGCCgagtttcgatttttttctatgaaaGTTCTTTTGCaggtttataaattattagttTGTCCACAAAAATAGTATAGATGAAAGGAGGGGAGAAATATTGGaagacatcgaattaaaatacgGAATAGAAACCAACATAATACTCATTCAAATTCCAGAGAgaagtttttgaaaaaaagaaagaaaaatgtaaatacgGTGGAGGGCAATTGTTATACAATTCGCAACATTACCCTCCCCGGTGGATGGAAGATTGTAATCTCAACAATCAGTAAAACTTATCGAGAGCGACGGAAATATTAGAAACCTTAATGAACTGAGATGCGAGTTATCAGCCCCCCATATATTTCGTTCTCTCTGGACGTATCCGTGGGAACACATCGCAATATATGTGATAAGTAGGCTTCATATATCGTAAGTATATACACGAATATATGTTATGTAGGGACCACATGCCTCGCTATATAGCCATTCTATTCCAATCATCTATCAATTTTCATGGAGGGAacatgaattaaaattattttagcaTTCAAACATTGAAGGTGTAAATTTCATGTCTTAGTTTGAAATATATGCACCATTGCTTCTTGAGGAAGACAGCCATTCTTCGGAGGCTGGGACTTCCTTTTAAAATGACTTTCTTTAGTTTACTCAAGCGCACCCCTTGACAAGGGCAGAGAAAATtccatattaatttttttcatgctcACAATTCTATCAAAAGATCACTTCAGGCAAAAATCATGTTTTCAAAAGGTTGAACAGCTTCGATgagttaattttaaaaaaagatcTTTGAACATAGAGTAAGATCTCAATTACTTAATGTGTTGTTAATAAATATACTCCAgattgaatattcatatttatttattttaaaatttatagtcAATTTACGTCGACACGTTTTGTAGAAGGTAGTGGATAAGGGGTAGACAGTAATTTGGTAGTAGTTGGTGACCGTTCTGACCGGTAACTTCTTGATAAGATGAGTGGTTTGTTCGATgttttaaattgataattgtgagatattcattgaaaatcatataaaaaattgtatgaaaAATAGCGTAGTAATCGTGTCTATAAGAAATACGCgatgaatatattttcttaATACTTAACCATTTACATTGGCTTCCTTTatttaattctaaaaaatagAGATAATGCAAGACTGTATATTAATTCCTTTGCATAAGTTTTTCAATATTGGCTGTACACCACTGTTCCAGTGGTAGACATTTCACCTGATCAGTGGATGGATCAATAGTGAGATTGAATTTTATAGGTTTACTTGACTGAGATAGGTCAAACAGATCGTTGAGTGCATTTATCGCTGCAATTTTTACAGCCGCCTCGACGTTATCCTCGGTGCCTGTGAAAAGGGAATATTATTGTaatatcatgaaaaataatatcgaaTTAGGTAATTTTAGTGTGGAATGtaagatgaaaaattacctGCGCCTAAAAATTCCTTTTTTGAATACAACCCAACTTGGTAAACGGGTAATACAGTATTTACTCCACTCTGAGCAATTAGTCGAGGCTCTGCGGGCTCTCTTCCGTCTCTCGTTAAAATCTCGTTTAAAATTTTAAGAGGCTCCACTGGATACCATAGCTCACTGAGATCTCGTTCAGCCAGtgttgcaattaaaaaatctcgaaTGAACTTGCTAGTATGAATTTCATCTACACTTCGCGATAGAGCACTGACCAGAGCCAGGAATGTGTTGGCTAGGGTTTCTGTTGATGGTGGATATTcctgatggaaaaataaataatttaacgtTGAATATGAGTCTGACGTATAAATAGAAATGTCACCGTCCATTTTCAAGAAATGTTATCATTTTTAAGATAAACTTATTTAGTTATTCGACATATTTAGTCATTTTACACTGTTTACATTAATTGAGATTTGTCACATTAATGACTacttttatattcaatattaattagtcaaaaattattttttgaattccaATCGATCGAATCCCATAGCCGAGGAATGGTTGAACTTTGCACAAGGGAAAACATTTCCTTTCATGACAGTtacagaattttaattaagtacgttaatattttttctaaactCCAAAGTGTTCAGAAGAAGACATCAAAGGGTTTCATCGCTACGTAAAATGGGAATTCTTATTTCTGTTTAATCGGCAACCGTTTCTATAGTAAATTCTATGGAAATTGCATGTAGGTTGATTTATGCTGATTTAgtgataaatttaaatttgaaatttcccaGAAGAAAGCTCAATCTAAACGGAGAATatagtattgaaaataattgttttctaCATTCAAAGTATACTCTACCTCACTCAAAATCAAGTCTTTAGTCCCAATGAGAGATGCGCTATTTGCCAGCACTTCTTCCGATAGCAGATGATCATGTATAGCTCTGAAACGAATTTTAAAAACACAATTATTTCGATAaaagtctgaaaaaaaatcaaacttcACTTCTCTTCCCCTTTATTGTGGAATCCAATGCAATTcgttaaaatgatttttaattaaattgttaattaccTCTGAGTTTAAATAAACTAATTAACATATAATATGCAATATATTGAGCAAACAGTTGATATAGGCCGTACACTATTAATCATTTTCAGGTCTGTGCCAGTtgaaaagaaattcttcaagaTTTCTGAAAATCCCTTAATAACCGATGATTCTACATCACTTATGAAACATTAGTTTTAATGGCTACAAATCTGGGGAAGTTTGAATAAAGTTCTCCACTCACAGAATACATTCTTCTGGAGCTCTGGGAAGGGTTGTACTCAGAtaaatttccacaattttcgaCGTCAGATGTCTTCCGTTGTCAATCAATTCCCTGTTGTCCTCGATATTCAGCTCAGAATCACCGAGCCCGGCCTTTTCTCTTTGCATTTCTTCCTGGATGACATAGGATCTATGTGTCAAAGCTCGTGTTAGAATATTCATGTCAAAGTTCTCTTTGAGCCTCTGATTGAATGCCCATATCTCGGCCTCTCTGTTCCACTCCAGGAATCCACGTCGTGGCTCTGGGGATGACGGTTCCAACTTACGCTTACGACGTGTGATCTCCTTCAGCATTGGGAAAACATACCGTCTAATACCTCTCTTGCCTGTGAAACAaaatgggatgaaaaaaaatacttcggACCAAGACCCTAGCGGATCAGTCTTCCAGAAAGTTGGTTCAATGAAATTGGATTTAGAACACAACCCAGTGGAGTTACACtctatatattatatttattctccctatttattttcttttctacCTATGTTCTCTTTTTATTTACTTCATTTACAAAAAACCGACAAAATTATAAGtccattttctcatttttgcaGGATTTTTGATTGTTCATAGTTGATACTCTTTAAGAAAACACATGAGTAAAACTGAtcatcattttaattaatgtcaAGGTGTTCATCACTTTTGATATGTCCTCATtgtttttcctctaggaggaaTTTATAATAGTTAACATTATTTGTCGTTAGAGAACATTGGAAAATAGGctcatattgaaaatattggaatggaaaaattattaattataccGAAAAACACTAGCTAAGAAAATTGTGACAATGATTACAATGTTTAAAACTATCCAAGAATGTGAGAGtaaatattacaaaaatacTAACAGACTGAATGCATTCAATAGTTTCAATCTTACCAACAAAAGTAACGGAATTTATTGTCTGCAAATGAATAGCAGTACGAGAGCACGACCTCAACACATTCATTTTGTTCCCTTGGTATGGCACAAGAATAATCACTAAtcagattaaaaaatcatgagatGAAAATCAACATTTGTGTTCTGATATTCGTAAATTTCTTTCACCCCAGAAAGTGAGGTTAAGCGTTGGCGTAAAGGCAAACTCCGAATCTGCGTATTCTGCGTTTCGATGGCCGACAATTTCCACGTGCGCGACGACTAATTTTTCTCTAAAGAGCGCAATTCGTTGGCAATCATCTTGTTCTCTGATTGGCTGAGGCAACCCCCACTCCCTC from Diachasmimorpha longicaudata isolate KC_UGA_2023 chromosome 1, iyDiaLong2, whole genome shotgun sequence harbors:
- the LOC135166085 gene encoding large ribosomal subunit protein mL44 — encoded protein: MNVLRSCSRTAIHLQTINSVTFVGKRGIRRYVFPMLKEITRRKRKLEPSSPEPRRGFLEWNREAEIWAFNQRLKENFDMNILTRALTHRSYVIQEEMQREKAGLGDSELNIEDNRELIDNGRHLTSKIVEIYLSTTLPRAPEECILAIHDHLLSEEVLANSASLIGTKDLILSEEYPPSTETLANTFLALVSALSRSVDEIHTSKFIRDFLIATLAERDLSELWYPVEPLKILNEILTRDGREPAEPRLIAQSGVNTVLPVYQVGLYSKKEFLGAGTEDNVEAAVKIAAINALNDLFDLSQSSKPIKFNLTIDPSTDQVKCLPLEQWCTANIEKLMQRN